The following proteins come from a genomic window of Halictus rubicundus isolate RS-2024b chromosome 8, iyHalRubi1_principal, whole genome shotgun sequence:
- the LOC143356720 gene encoding uncharacterized protein LOC143356720, with product MWRYQKIGLIAAVALVCVHAQDAEIRAKRSPWSGLGGLGGGAGGGFGGGFGGGFGGGGGGGGGGGGGGGYGSGGGFGGGKGGGFGGGKGGGLGGGLGGGLGGGLGGGNGGGLGNGGGLGNGGGLGGGGGHGGGLGGGGGLGGGGGLGGGAGGAGGHGGGLGGAGGHGSGGCGSGGCGGSGPGGYGGSGAGGGAGGYGGSGAGGGSGGYGGSGAGGGSGGYGGSGAGGGAGGYGGSGAGGGAGRGGGHGGGGSGGSGGVTKTGGYGGGLGGAGGYGGGAGAGSGAGSGAGGYGGAGSGGGGYGGAGGGAGGYGGGAGGHGGGLGGGSGLGGGSGLGGGSSLGGGSGLGGGHGGAGGLGGGGGGAGGLGGGGGLGGGSGLGGGHGGGSGGGLGGGAGGGAGGYGGAGSGAGGYGGAGSGAGGYGGAGGGGAGGYGGAGGGAGGYGGGGAGGYGGGRGGAGGGCGPGGCPGGGYGGASSSANAAATSSASANAQAIANANAFAGGNSHASASASANAGGYGGPGGGYGGYGGGGHGPDLFSRMGDIDEGAEKSGTVTGAKGVHSSSSANIDSSGKGSYKVSAGKTT from the exons ATGTGGCGGTACCAGAAAATCGGACTGATCGCCGCAGTGGCCCTCGTCTGCGTCCATGCGCAAg ATGCTGAGATAAGAGCGAAACGATCCCCGTGGTCAGGCCTTGGGGGATTAGGCGGCGGTGCAGGCGGCGGATTTGGAGGAGGCTTTGGGGGAGGATTTGGCGGTGGAGGcggtggtggcggcggcggtggtggagGGGGAGGTTATGGTAGCGGCGGTGGCTTCGGCGGTGGAAAAGGCGGTGGCTTCGGCGGTGGAAAAGGCGGTGGCCTTGGAGGTGGTCTTGGAGGCGGTCTTGGAGGCGGTCTCGGTGGTGGTAATGGAGGTGGCCTTGGCAACGGTGGTGGCCTCGGTAACGGAGGTGGCCTAGGAGGCGGCGGTGGTCACGGTGGTGGCCTAGGAGGCGGTGGTGGTCTTGGAGGTGGCGGTGGCCTTGGAGGCGGAGCCGGAGGTGCTGGAGGCCATGGAGGCGGACTTGGAGGTGCTGGAGGCCACGGATCAGGTGGTTGTGGCTCAGGTGGTTGCGGAGGCTCCGGCCCCGGTGGTTATGGAGGATCCGGAGCCGGAGGTGGTGCTGGAGGATATGGTGGATCCGGAGCCGGAGGTGGTTCTGGAGGATATGGTGGATCCGGAGCCGGAGGTGGTTCTGGAGGATATGGTGGATCCGGAGCCGGAGGTGGTGCTGGAGGATATGGTGGATCCGGTGCTGGTGGTGGCGCAGGACGTGGTGGCGGACACGGTGGTGGAGGAAGCGGAG GATCGGGTGGAGTAACAAAAACCGGCGGTTATGGTGGAGGCTTAGGCGGAGCCGGTGGTTATGGTGGTGGAGCTGGTGCTGGTAGCGGCGCTGGAAGTGGAGCTGGTGGTTACGGAGGCGCTGGTAGCGGTGGTGGTGGATACGGAGGCGCTGGTGGCGGTGCTGGCGGTTATGGTGGCGGTGCTGGTGGTCATGGTGGCGGTCTTGGCGGTGGTAGCGGTCTTGGAGGTGGTAGCGGCCTTGGCGGTGGTAGCAGTCTTGGAGGTGGTAGCGGTCTTGGAGGTGGTCACGGAGGTGCTGGCGGCCTTGGAGGCGGTGGCGGAGGTGCTGGCGGCCTTGGAGGCGGTGGCGGTCTTGGAGGTGGTAGCGGTCTTGGAGGCGGTCACGGAGGCGGATCTGGCGGTGGTCTTGGAGGCGGTGCCGGAGGCGGAGCTGGAGGCTACGGTGGCGCCGGAAGCGGAGCCGGTGGTTACGGCGGTGCAGGAAGTGGAGCCGGTGGTTACGGTGGCGCTGGAGGTGGCGGAGCAGGTGGTTACGGTGGCGCCGGAGGTGGTGCCGGAGGTTATGGCGGTGGTGGAGCCGGAGGTTATGGCGGTGGTAGAGGCGGAGCAGGTGGCGGATGCGGTCCGGGTGGATGCCCAGGTGGTGGATACGGAGGAGCATCGTCATCAGCCAATGCGGCCGCAACGTCCAGCGCCTCCGCAAATGCGCAAGCTATCGCAAACGCGAACGCTTTCGCCGGCGGTAATTCTCATGCAAGCGCGAGTGCGAGCGCAAACGCTGGAGGCTATGGGGGCCCTGGCGGCGGCTATGGTGGTTACGGCGGCGGTGGCCACGGACCAGA TCTGTTCTCCCGAATGGGCGACATCGACGAAGGTGCTGAGAAGAGCGGCACCGTGACCGGCGCCAAAGGTGTCCACAGCAGCAGCTCGGCCAACATTGACTCCTCCGGGAAAGGCTCGTACAAGGTCTCGGCTGGCAAGACCACGTGA